A segment of the Oleidesulfovibrio alaskensis DSM 16109 genome:
ACCTGCTGTACCGGCCCGTGCGCAGCGCCCTGAACGCGCGCCGCGCAGGCCGCCGCGCAGGGGGGCTTGCCCCCAGAGTCAGCGCATGGCGTGCGGCTGCAGTCAGGGCCCGCAGCATGCTTGTACTTTCACTCAAGGGAGCATATCTGGCGCTGCTGGCGGGCCTGCTGTACACGGCAGTCCGGGGGCTGATGGGATTCGAGTGGAGCGTCATTGCCGACAACATCAGCGCACTGCTTATCTGGCATTTTCCAAACGGCTCAGAAAACGAAATATTCATGGGTCTTGGCGGCCTTGCCAGCTCGCTGCTCATGGCGCTCATCGCCATTTCCGTCAGCTTTTTCATCGGTCTGGCTGTGGGGCTGGGCAGGTGCGCCCGCAACAGAATATTCAGGCTCCCCTGTCTTGTGTACATCGAAATAATCCGCGGCAACCCGCTGATCATCGTCATTTTCTGGATTTATTTTTTCCTGCCGGTGGTGTTCGGCGCATATTTTGATGTGTTCTGGTCGGCAACCATCGCCCTGACCGTATTCACCGGTGCGTATCTGGCAGAAATAGTGCGCGCCGGCGTGCAGAACATACCTGCAGGTCAGGTGGAGGCCGCCTACTCCACTGGGCTTAGCTATTTTCAGACCATGCGCAGAATTGTACTGCCGCAGGCACTCAAACAGATGATTCCCGCCATTGTCGGCCAGTTCATCGCCATCTTCAAGGATACGTCGCTGGCTTTTGTCATCGGCGTGCTTGAACTGACCTTTGTGGCACAGGGGCTGGATAACAGGCTCATGGTCTATCCTTTTGAAATATGGACAACCGTGGCAGTGCTCTATTTTGTCTGCTGCTATGCCATGTCGGTATACGCCGCGCGGCTGGAACGCAGACTGAGCCCGGAAAAAGTCAATCTGGTCATGTAGGCCTGCTGCGGCAGTATGTACTGCCCGTATCCGCACCGACAGAAAAGAAAAAGGCGCCCTGTGAAAACGGGGCGCCTGCCTGTATGGCAGATCAGCCTGCATAATTTACGGGAAGCCGGTGCCCGCACCTCACCGCCGCCCTGCGGAAACCGGCAGCAGGCCGTCCAGCGCAGGTTTTCCTTCTGCAAGATTATGCAGCATGCGCAGCTGGGCTGGCAAAGTGCGCGCAAGAGCGTAACGCCCTGTCACGGTTTCCCGCGCGCGTGCACGCACGGGCGCCAGATCATCCAGCCGGTCAAGGCATGCGCACACCGTATCGGCCAGAGCCTGCGGAGCAAAAAAAGGCACCAGAAAACCGTTTTCGCCGTGGGTCAGCACCTCGCGCACAGGCTGCGTGTCCGATCCGACAAGCAACGCTCCGCAGCTCATGGCTTCCAGCATTGACCACGACAGCACAAAAGGCCGTGTCAGGTACATATGCACATCGGAAGCCTGCAACACCGTTTTGTACACGCCGTACGGCAGTGCGCCGGTAAAATGAATCCGCCGCTCCACAGCTTCTCCGGCGGGCATCAGCGGCGCTATCCGCTCCAGCATGACCTGTTTCCAGCCGCTACCCGACGGCGGCCGCCTGCCGTAACACACGCGGTCTTCACCCACCATAAGCACATGAACATCCGGATTGTGCGCCACGATGGCGGGCAGAGCTTCCATAACCTGCACAAAGCCCCGGTAAGGCTCCATGCCCCGCCCCGCCCATGTGACAAGGCGTGTGCGCGGCGTCCACGCCACACCCAGCCCGCGCAGCAGTGCGGCCGCGGTCTGCGCTTTATCGGCGGCAGGGATAAAAAATCCCGTGTCCACACCGTCATGCAGCACGCTCATGCGCGCTCTGGCCACGGCAGGAAACTGCGACGCCTGCCAGCGGGTCGGGGTATAGCTCCAGTCGCACTCCGCCGCATCGTTGAGAATGACAGCATTGCGGGTGCGCAGCGCCAGACGCATGGCATCCGTGACCGGCTCCTGCGGGTCAAAGCCCACATCGGCTCCCGCGGCGTTGTAATACCATTCAAAATAAGACAGCAGCCGTGCCTGAGGAAAAGCGTCGCGCAAAAAATATGAACTGCCCCATCCCGAGTGGGCTACCATGACATCGGGCTCGAAGCCTTCTGCACGCAACGCCCTGCAGGCGCTGAAAACCCCGCTTCCCACAGCGGTACACCGTGCGAAATACGCCCCCGTTCCCTGCTGCGGCAACGCTCCGCCGCAGGAATCCGGCGCATAACGCACCGTGCGCACACCGGGAATAGACCAGTCGCGATGCGGGGCAGCGGTAATAAAAACCACCTCGTGCCGGTGCTCGGCCCGTCCCAGTGCGGCTGCCATATGGCGGAACTGGGCCGGAAAATTGGGATGAACGAACAATATCTTCATACGCACCATGTACCGCACGGCTCCTGCCGCGTCAGTAACATTTGTGCCGCACAAAGCACGGCATAACGCAAAACGCCCGCGCGGCTGCGCGGGCGTTCCGGAACAATGCGGATTACAGCATGACCTTGACGGCGTCTGAAACGCGGCACGCCTTTTCCACAGCCTGCTCCACTGTTTCGCCCAGAGCCAGAGCCACCCCCATGCGTCTGCGGCCCTGCACTTCCGGCTTGCCGAACAGCAGCAGAGAAGTATCCGGCTCGCCGAGCGCTTCCTGCAGATTACCGAAGCGGGTCCGGGCAGAACTGCCTTCTGCCAGAATAACGCTGGATGCAGCGGGCCCGTACTGGCGGATGACCGGCACCGGCAGCCCCAGAACGGCACGCACATGCAGCGCAAATTCCGAAAGATTCTGAGAAGCTATCGTAACAAGCCCTGTATCATGAGGCCGCGGGGACACCTCGCTGAACCAGACGGTATCACCTTTGATGAACAGCTCCACCCCGAACAATCCGTAACCGCCCAGCGCCTGTGTCACGGCCTGCGCCATATGCCGGGCCTGCTCCAGCGCGGCCGCGCTCATGGGTTGCGGCTGCCACGACTGACGGTAGTCTCCGTCTTCCTGCCTGTGGCCGATGGGCTCGCAGAAAGAAGTACCGTTGCAGTGCCGCACGGTAAGCAGTGTGATCTCGTAATCAAAATCGACGAATGATTCGACGATGACCCGTCCGCCGCCGGCTCTGCCGCCGGACTGGGCATACGTCCACGCATCTGCGATGTCATCCGCACTGCGCACCACGCTCTGACCTTTGCCCGAAGAGCTCATGACCGGCTTGACCACACAGGGCATGCCCAGCTCCTCCACTGCGCGGCGGTATTCATCCTCTGTCTGCGCAAAGCGGTACGGGGAAGTTCTGAGCCCCAGCTCTTCCGCAGCCAGACGGCGTATGCCTTCTCTGTTCATGGTCAGGCGGGCGGCGCGGGCCGTCGGCACCACGGTAAGAGAATCACTTTCCAGTTCTTCCAGCACGTCCGTGGCGATGGCCTCTATCTCCGGCACCACAAAGTCAGGGCGTTCTTCGGCAATAAGCCGCCGCAACGCATCCGCGTCCAGCATGGAAATAACGTGCGAGCGGTGGGCCACCTGCATGGCGGGAGCACCGGCATAGCGGTCCACCGCCACAACTTCCGCTCCCAGCCGCATTGCCTCAATGGCGACCTCTTTGCCCAGCTCGCCGGAGCCGAGCAGCATTATTCTGGTTCTAACAGGACTTAAAGGGGTACCGATGACTGTCATGGCAAAGCTCCTGAGTTGCGGGTGTACGCTGCGGAATATTGATAAAAAACATTGTGGCGCAAAGCTGCTGCGCTCATTTGGCATACTCCACCAGTCAAGGCAAGCATCTAACCCTCTTGCCTGATTCCGCCAATGCATGTATTAAGAATGATTCTTTTTTGTGGGGAGTGACAATGGGGGGACGCAGTACGGTATATTCTGTCCGGTACAGGGCCGCAGATGTTCTGACGGCAGCCCTGCTGGCTGTGCTGTGCCTTGCGGCTGCTCTTCCGGCCTTTGCCGGCGGCAGACAGGGTCCGGCAGTGCTGGGCATAGCCGCCGTATCCCCCGTGACCGACCCCGCCGAAGTATCTTTCCAGCACGGAGTGCGTGTTGCCGTGGCCGTGTTCAACTCTCTGGGCGGACTCATGGGGCAGCCGATACGCACCGTGCTCATTCCGCTGGGGTCTTCTCCGCTGGAAGCACGCCATGCCGCCAGACAACTGGTGCATACACCGCCGCTGGGCATCATCGGGCCGTCTGCCAGCACGCAGGCCCTTGCCATGGCCGAAGTGCTGGACCGCGCGCGTATACCCACCATCACGCCTTCGGCATCCCACCCGCTTGTCATCCGCGGCAGGCCGTACATTTTCCGCATCTGCAACGGCGACACAGCCAACGCCAACGCCATGGCGCGGTTCATCACGCGGCATCTGGGACTTTCACGCGTGGCCGTCATAACCAACATCAGCAGCGATTACAGCATTTCCATGTCGGAATCGTTTGTGGATGAAGCCATCAGGCAGGGCGGTGAAGTCGTCTGGCGGGGACAATATCTGGACCGTCAGCAGGATTTTTCCGTCATTATACACCAGTTGCTGCGACTGAAGCCGGAATGCGTCTTCCTGCCCGACTTCATGCGTTCCAGCGGACTGTTCATGCAGCAGGCCGCCGGCATGGGGCTGAAGACAGTATTTGCAGGGGGCGATGCATGGGACGCCACCCTGCCCCGCTACGCGGCCGCCGCTGCGGAAAATGCCTATTATATGGCACAATGGATACCCGAAGAACCGGCCGGTGCCGCAAAAAATCATCATGACCGGTGCCGCGGGCATATCACTCCCATGCGTGCATTCTGCAAGGCACCGTGGCTGCTGGCCCGCACCCATGCCTTGCGTTATCTGGGCAGAGACTTTGCCGGCAGTCTGGAAGCGCTGGGCTACGATGCGGCCTGTGTGCTGCTGGCCGCCGCCCGCCGTGCGGGTTCGTGCGACCCGCGCGCGGTGCGCGAAGCTCTGGCGCAGACTTACTGGCACGGGCTGACCGGTCCGCTGCACTTTGACGCCGACGGTGCACCGCCCCCCGGACCTGTTCATATCCTGCAGCTGCGCAACGGTTCAGCCCGGCCGGTACAGACTGTCACGCTTTCCCCGCGGGAGGCTCAATGAACCGAACCCCTCTCAAACGCAGATTCACCGTCACCCTCATGCTGTTCACCCTGCTGTGCTGTGCTCTGTACACTGTGACGGCAAGCAGTTTCATGCATTATCACAACGCCCAGATAACCTCCCGCACCAAGCGGCTGCTGCATGCTCTTGTGCTCCAGCGCGAAAATGATCTGGCAAATCAGATTTTCGTGGGACACATCCGCGCGCTGCGCAGCACCGCTGCCGACCTGCAGGAAACCGACGATGTTTATTCCATCACCGTGTACGACAAATCAGGTAAACCGCTCATACATACCCGCCCCGAACGCCCGCTGCCTCTCACCGGTGCCGAGATGGCCATCCTTGCACAGGGCGATGTGGATGCGCGCGGAACAGAAAACGGTGTCCCGCTGCTTTATCATACTTCGGCACTTATGGTCATAGGCGAACTGCAGGGATTTGTAACCGTAGCCTACGACCTGTCGCATGTACGGCGCGACACCATACTGCTGTCGGCCATGCTTACAATCCTGCTGCTGGGCACAGTGATTGCCGCGGGCATGGTGTGCTGTCATTTCATTACGCAGCACATACGCCGGCCGCTCACAGCCCTGCGCGATGCCATGCACCGGGCACGCAGCGGCGAACTGCAGCACCGCGCCCCCATCGAAGCACAGGACGAAGTGGGCCGGCTGGCGGAATCATTCAACGCCATGGTAGCCACACTGCAACGCAACGAATCGTCGCTGCGGCACGCCCAGACCATATACAGAGATATCTTTGAAAACGCGCTGGAAGGTATTTTCCAGATCACAGGCCGCGGTTATCTGATTAACGCCAACCCCGCCCTTGCACGCATGCTGGGATATTCTTCAGTAATGGAGCTGCTGGCCGAACGCGGCACAACCCCGCTTAAATCGCTGGTCAACAGACGCGATCTGGCCCGCATGCTGCGGATGCTGCGCGCAAAGGGAGCAGTGGACGGGTACGAAACCCGGGTCTACACCAAAGGCGGCGGTATCACGTGGATATCTGTTTCGGCGCGCACCATTGCAAAAGAAGAAACCGGCCAGCCGGAATCATTCCGCTACGAAGGGTTTGTCAAAGACATCACCGAACACAGACGCCTGCGCGAACTGGAGCAGACCCGCACCGCCATGATAGAAGCCGACAAGGCAAAGAGTGATTTTCTGGCGCACATGAGCCACGAAATACGCACCCCTATGAACTCGGTACTGGGCATGGCCGAGCAGATGCTGCGCACGCCGCTTTCGGCAGAACAGAAAGAATGTATGGATGTGCTGAAAAATTCCGGTGAATCGCTGCTGCACCTGATAAACGACATACTGGATCTTACACGGGTGGAAGGCGGCCAGCTGGCACTGGCCAGTGCGCCTTTTACCCTGCATGCCGTGGTATACGGCGTGCGTGACATGCTCTCGCTGCAGGCCCGTCAGAAAAACATTCTGCTGGCCGCGACCATTGCTCCCGATGTGCGCAAAAACCATATGGGCGATGCCCAGCGTCTGCAGCAGATACTGGTGAACCTGCTGGGCAACGCGGTCAAGTTTACCGACAACGGTGAAGTTTCACTGCATGTCAGCCGTGCTCCCGATGCCGTGCACGACGGAGAGCTGCTCTTCACGGTCCGGGACACAGGCATAGGCATAACCCCTGCCGAACAGAGCAGACTTTTTCAAAAATTTTCGCAGGCTTCCACAGCCATCCACAGCCGCTACGGCGGTTCGGGACTCGGGCTTGCCATATCCAGACACCTTGTGGACCTTATGGGCGGAACCATAAGACTGGAAAGCGAACCCGGGGTGGGGACAACCGTCACCTTTACCGCCCGCTTTGCAGCCGTGCCGGAAGAAACAGCACGGACCGGCCATGAGGCGGAACAGCCGGATACCGCCGGCGACGACGCAACCGCGCTGCCAGCCCTGACCGTGCTGCTGGCCGAAGACACCCCCAGCAACAGGGCCGTGGTACGCATGATGCTGCAGGACACCCCCTGCACCGTCATTGAAGCAGAAGACGGACAGCAGGCACTGCACCTCTTCGGGCAATACGATATCGATGTTGTGCTCATGGACATCAACATGCCTGTGATGGACGGCATGGAAGCCACACGGCAACTGCGCAGGCAGGAACACGGAAGCGGCAGACGCACACCGGTCATAGCGCTGACAGCCAATGCCTTTCAACAGGACATCATCAGATACAGGCAGGCAGGCTGCGACGGCCATCTGGTAAAACCCGTCACACGCAAAGCACTGCTGACTGCGTTGCAGAGCTGTGCGGGCGGCGGTGCCACGCATTCCGGTTCCGGCGCCTAACGGTCAGCCTGTACGCCCCGGGCACCGGCCGGAGGCGCAACCGGCCAGACGCGCACCGGCAGTGCACCCCCTCCCACGGCAACCGCAGCAGCTGTCCGGCGGCCTTCAGACGACAGCGGCACCGGCAGCAGATGGCCGAAGCAGGCGGACTGAAAACAGGGCACCGGCAGCCGCCCGCCATACACGGCCCGAAACCATCGCACGGCATCCGCAGGCAGCTTTCAGGCAAAACGGTATACCGGCCGCGCCACCGCATGTCCGTACGGGCACACAAAGGCCGGTCATACCAGCAGCGTCCCCGCCGAATCCAGCAGCGAAGCCGTTGCGCGGAGCCTGTGCACAGCGTCTACAGCGGTATGAGGCAGCAGCCGCGGCTATGCTCACCGGCGGCGTACAACATTTCCGCGTCTTTCACCAACACTCCGCTCAGACCGGGGCGCTTCCAGCTTTTCAGCCAGCGGGCGATCTGCTTTTCCGTTTTCAGCACGGGGGTGTGAAAATGCTGAGCCGGACGGACATGAGGCAACTGCGGCTCAAGCAATGCCGCCGCATCGGCAAGCAGATTGACCTGCCGCCACACAGGCAGCGGTGCCACCATATCCAGAATGCGGTACTGGCACAGGCTGTCCTTCACCCTTACCAGAATACCGTCCATGGAAGGCAGCGTGCCGGTTTCGGCGGCAATCCTTTCCGCTATCAGCCGCAACTGCGGTTTCAGATGCCCGGCAGCGGTTTCCACCACGCCTTCGGCGGTAAGGCATTCGTCAGTCCGGGCATCCCACAGCACCCTTGTGCCCATGTAGACCCCGCAATGAAACGTGCCGCCCAGATTTCCGCCCCGGGCGGCCATGAAATCTTCCAGCCGCTCAGCGGCATACATGGGCCTGAGGCCGCTGGCAGCCATTGTTGCTATATGCATGGTACTGTCTTCCTTATGGCAGAATGTGTCACCGGACTGTATCCGCAGCAGGCCCGCCGCGCAAGGCGTACCGGCGCGGGGCACCGGTCTTCCGCACCGGTCTGACCGGCGGCAGACACAAAAAAAGGGCGCGTTGCCGCGCCCTTCATAACCAGGAGGATACTAAGCCTTTTCAGGCTCGCGACCGCGCAGCAGCACACGCATCAGCATATACCCGCCGAAACCGGCCACAAACGAGGCACAAAGAATACTCATCTTGGCGGCCTCAATATGTGCAGGGTCTTCAAACGCCAGTGTGGCGATGAAAATGGCCATGGTGAAGCCGATACCGGCAAGCCAGCCGATACCGTAGTACATCCCCAGACCGACACCCTTCGGCAGCTTGGCGATACCGGTCTTTACCAGCAGCCACACCGCCAGCGTGACGCCGCCCTGCTTGCCCAGCAGCAGGCCGAAGAATATGCCGAGGGAAAGCGGTTCAAACAGCATACTCACCATTTCGGCGCTGACGGTGACACCTGCGTTGGCAAGAGCAAAGACAGGCATGATGAACCATGCCACCCACGGATGCAGGGCATGCTCAAGCCGCTGCAAAGGTGTGCCCGCCTTTTCGGTCAGCATTTCCACATGATGTATGGCATGCGATTTATCCTGACTGGCAAGCACAGGCGTATCGCCCTGAAGGGCGTTTTCAAACACGGAAAGCGCCTGACGGGCAGTACCGCGCAGAACAGCCGGTGCCAGTGCGGAGCGGGCCGGTATGGCCATGGCTCCCAGCACGCCGGCTATGGTGGCATGCACGCCGGATTTCAGCAGGGCAAACCACAGCACCAGCCCCACAAGCAGGTACGGGGTTACCCTGCGCACGCCCAGCCAGTTGAGCAGCAGCATGACCGCAAACGCCGCAAACCCCAGCATGAGAAAGCTGAACGACAGGTTTGCAGTATAAAAAAATGCGATGACCAGAATGGCACCCAGATCATCCACAATGGCCACTGCCGTAAGAAACACTTTGAGGCTAAGCGGTACACGGTCACCCAGAAGCGAAAGAATACCAAGGGCAAAAGCAATGTCGGTGGCCATGGGCACGCCCCAGCCGCTGGCGGCAGCGGTACCGCCGTTAAGCGCCAGATAAATGCCCGCGGGAACCAGCATGCCGCCTATGGCCGCGGCAATAGGCAGCGCTGCCTGCCTGGGCGATGCCAGTTCACCCGCCAGAATTTCGCGCTTTATCTCCAGTCCGACCACAAAGAAAAATATGGCCATCAGACCGTCGTTGATCCACAGGATAAGAGCTTTGGACAAGGCGTAGTCGCCGAAGCCCACGGTTACTTTATTGCTCCACAGCGCATGGTACGATGCAGAAAAGCCCGAGTTTGCCCATGCCAGCGCCAGCACGGTGGCGGCCATCAGCAGAATGCCGCTGGATGCCTCGATGGCAAAGAAACGCCTGAAAGGCGCCAGCAGTTTGTCGATGGGCTGGGGGGCGGCCCCGGGTATGTCGTGGTGTTGCATGTAGAAACCTCCCGTTGGTTGCTTTGATATGACCGGAAACTGGCATAGCCCTTTCTATCCCCCAAGCATCACTACAGAACGAAACAGCACCGTTGTACATGATTCAAATTAAGACAAAAAGAAACGTCGTCGATGATTTTTCCCCGCCTCCGGCAGGCACCGCACAATATACATCTGCCAGCGTACCTGATATAGTCAGCTATAGTCCATACTTCAGCCATCGGGCATGATTCTTTTTTTGCACCCCGCGGAGCCGTCCATGCCAGACTACCAAGCCGGATTATGCGCCATAGTCAAAGACGAAGACCTGTATCTGGAAGAGTGGCTGCACTATCACCGGCTGCTCGGATTCGAGCATTTCATATTGTTTGATAATGAAAGCGCCCGTCCGTTGCGCGACACGCTGCGGCACCATATCGAATCAGGGCTGGTCACCGTGCATGAGGTTGCCGGCAGAAGCATGCAGATTCCCAGCTACAGGCAATGCCTGCAGCAGCACGGTGCCCGCTTCCGCTGGCTGGCGTTCTTTGATCTCGACGAATTTCTGGTACTGAAAGCCCATCAGGATGTCCGGCTGTTTCTGGCAGAATACAACGACTATGCCGCCGTGGCCCTGCACTGGGTTCCTTTCGGGTCCGGAGGGCACATCGTGCGGCCGCACGGGCTGGTCATCGAAAATTATACCCAGACACTGCGGGATGAACAGAAAAGGCTGCATGTCAAATGCATCGTACGGCCCGACCGCACAACCGATGTCCGCGACCCGCACTGCTTCCGCTTCTGCGCGGGCAGCCACTGCGTGGACGAAAACCGCATGCCCGTCACTAACGCGCTGGCCCCTTTCACCGCCGGCACTGCGCAGCTGAACCACTACCACTACAAATCACAGCAGGATTATGAAGAAAAAATGAACAAAGGAAGGGCGGATAATTTTGCCCTCAGCAGCAGCCGCAGCCTGCAGGAATTTTATGAACAGGCAGCCGAAGACGGCGCAAAGGACTACACGGCACTGCGGCGTGCCCCTCTGGTGCATGCCGCGGTCAAAGGACCGCTGACTTCCGCAACGCAGCACATCACCCTGCGGCAGGTTAACGGCATGAAGCTGTATGAAATTGTCGAACACATCAGAGACAGCCTGACCCGCGGTGATGCGGCCGGTGCGCTGCTGTACGTCATTCTGGCCGAAGAGCGCTACGGACAGGTACCTGAATATCTGCATGCCGCCACGCTGGCACTGCTTGCGGCGGGCAGACCCGAAGCCGCTCTTGCCACAGCCTGCACGCTCATACGCGTGCAGCCTTCGGCGCCGTCTTACTACCAGCTGTTTCTCACCCAGCTGAAAAACGGACAAAAAGAAGCCGCGGCAGCCACAGGCCTGTACCTGAAGCATACATACGACATTTTCAATATGCCGCCCGATGCAACGCTGGCTGAGCTGCAACGGCATGACAAAGCGCTGGGGCTGGGCATCTGGCCCGCAGACGCCGCAACCGTCTGACACATGCCACTCCGGTTTCCGGCGGGTGCTTTTTCTTGCTGCCCCGCACAGACCCTGCCTGCATAACAGCCTGTCTCTGAATGATGACCGGTTACAGACGCTGTCTGTCCAGAGTCCGGCAATTGACGGCTTCGGCCAGTCCGGCACAGGTTATGGCATCGTGCCCGGCAAGGTCTGCGATGGTGCGCGCAATGCGCAGAATGCGGGTATAGGCGCGGGCGGAAAGAGCCAGCGCGCTGACCGCTTTTTCCAGAAAGACATGCTCTGCAGAGCCCAGCCGGCAGTATTCTTCCAGCCACCGGCCGGAAAGGTCGGCATTGGTCACACACGGTGTGCCCTGATACCGTTTGTCCTGCCGTTCACGGGCCTGCAGAATGCGCTCGCGCATGGCAGCAGAAGAATCCCCCCTGCCGGTATGGCGCAGGTCATCGTACTGCACGGCAGGCACTTCCACATGCAGATCAATCCGGTCAAGCAAAGGCCCTGAAAGACGCGAACGATAGCGCTGTATCTGAGCCGCCGTGCAATGGCACACATGGCGATCATCGGAAAGATACCCGCAAGGACAGGGGTTCATGGCCGCCACCAGCATAAAATCCGCGGGATAGCTTAACGACAGGGCCGCGCGTGAGATGGTTACCGTGCCGTCTTCCAGCGGCTGACGCATAACCTCCAGCACACTTTTACGAAACTCCGGCAACTCGTCCAGAAACAGCACGCCCCTGTGTGCCATGGAAACTTCGCCCGGACGCGGATGCGTACCGCCACCCACCAGTCCGGGGTCTGATATGGTATGATGCGGGGTGCGGAACGGCCGCTGTGTTACCAGCGCGGTTTCAGCCCCCAGCTGTCCCGCCACGGAATAAATCTTGGTCACCTCCAGCGCCTCGGTAAACGAAAGCGGTGGCAGAACAGTGGGAATACGCTGCGCGAGCATGGTCTTGCCACTGCCGGGAGGGCCGATCATCAGCAAGTTGTGTCTTGAATACCCGAAAGCCTCTTGATATGTTTCGGCCTTCAGAAAGAAGAAGGAGGAGGAACAAATCAACTATGGCAGTCGATAACACACACAACCCACATACTCATGACCATACGGCGACGACCGCCACCACCAGCAACACAGCAACCGCGCACTATAGCCACCTCAAGCCCAAGGCATACAGCTATCTCCGCTTCTCAACTCCCGACCAGATGAAAGGCGACAGCTTCAGGCGACAGACTGAATTAAGTCGCAAGTACGCCGAAGAAAATGGCTTGGACCTCGACGACACTCTAACTTTTCAAGACCTAGGTGTTTCAGCTTTTCGCGGAAAAAACGCCGAAGAAGGTGAACTAGGTGCGTTCATTGAAGCTGTGGACCAAGGGAAGGTCAAGCGCGGTTCTTTCTTGCTTGTCGAAAGCCTCGACCGTCTTTCACGACAATCGCCATACAAGGCTTTCCTTCAGTTCTCAAACATCCTTAACAGGGGCTTGAGCATCGTCACCCTTCAGGATGGAAAGGTTTATTCAGCAGGGAGCAACGGCAACGATTTGGCTTTCTCCGACCTCATGGTTTCAATTGCCGTGATGCAACGCGCCTATGAAGAATCACTAAC
Coding sequences within it:
- a CDS encoding amino acid ABC transporter permease — protein: MLRYWLDKTWVQYTLLCTTTLLGIYYFGWVFNFGYQFEWSVLYTQNETYKLNLGAEMLRGLVTTVNISLISSALALGLGTMLGLARLSAFRPLRISASVVVEFFRNTPLLVQLFFWYFAFPNVLPEAARQWVFEQNFEFWCAVSALGVYTGSFMAEVIRAGLQSIPKGLLEAAYSSGLSYFQVLTRIILPLAFRTIIPPLGSEFLNNMKNSSLAMVIGVAELTWHSQQVQSLTFRGFEATTAATVLYLSLSLIISFIMNGVNGKLRLDTMQGRSVSVMFINALLAPLAALRNLLYRPVRSALNARRAGRRAGGLAPRVSAWRAAAVRARSMLVLSLKGAYLALLAGLLYTAVRGLMGFEWSVIADNISALLIWHFPNGSENEIFMGLGGLASSLLMALIAISVSFFIGLAVGLGRCARNRIFRLPCLVYIEIIRGNPLIIVIFWIYFFLPVVFGAYFDVFWSATIALTVFTGAYLAEIVRAGVQNIPAGQVEAAYSTGLSYFQTMRRIVLPQALKQMIPAIVGQFIAIFKDTSLAFVIGVLELTFVAQGLDNRLMVYPFEIWTTVAVLYFVCCYAMSVYAARLERRLSPEKVNLVM
- a CDS encoding glycosyltransferase is translated as MVRMKILFVHPNFPAQFRHMAAALGRAEHRHEVVFITAAPHRDWSIPGVRTVRYAPDSCGGALPQQGTGAYFARCTAVGSGVFSACRALRAEGFEPDVMVAHSGWGSSYFLRDAFPQARLLSYFEWYYNAAGADVGFDPQEPVTDAMRLALRTRNAVILNDAAECDWSYTPTRWQASQFPAVARARMSVLHDGVDTGFFIPAADKAQTAAALLRGLGVAWTPRTRLVTWAGRGMEPYRGFVQVMEALPAIVAHNPDVHVLMVGEDRVCYGRRPPSGSGWKQVMLERIAPLMPAGEAVERRIHFTGALPYGVYKTVLQASDVHMYLTRPFVLSWSMLEAMSCGALLVGSDTQPVREVLTHGENGFLVPFFAPQALADTVCACLDRLDDLAPVRARARETVTGRYALARTLPAQLRMLHNLAEGKPALDGLLPVSAGRR
- the purT gene encoding formate-dependent phosphoribosylglycinamide formyltransferase, whose translation is MTVIGTPLSPVRTRIMLLGSGELGKEVAIEAMRLGAEVVAVDRYAGAPAMQVAHRSHVISMLDADALRRLIAEERPDFVVPEIEAIATDVLEELESDSLTVVPTARAARLTMNREGIRRLAAEELGLRTSPYRFAQTEDEYRRAVEELGMPCVVKPVMSSSGKGQSVVRSADDIADAWTYAQSGGRAGGGRVIVESFVDFDYEITLLTVRHCNGTSFCEPIGHRQEDGDYRQSWQPQPMSAAALEQARHMAQAVTQALGGYGLFGVELFIKGDTVWFSEVSPRPHDTGLVTIASQNLSEFALHVRAVLGLPVPVIRQYGPAASSVILAEGSSARTRFGNLQEALGEPDTSLLLFGKPEVQGRRRMGVALALGETVEQAVEKACRVSDAVKVML
- a CDS encoding ABC transporter substrate-binding protein, whose translation is MGGRSTVYSVRYRAADVLTAALLAVLCLAAALPAFAGGRQGPAVLGIAAVSPVTDPAEVSFQHGVRVAVAVFNSLGGLMGQPIRTVLIPLGSSPLEARHAARQLVHTPPLGIIGPSASTQALAMAEVLDRARIPTITPSASHPLVIRGRPYIFRICNGDTANANAMARFITRHLGLSRVAVITNISSDYSISMSESFVDEAIRQGGEVVWRGQYLDRQQDFSVIIHQLLRLKPECVFLPDFMRSSGLFMQQAAGMGLKTVFAGGDAWDATLPRYAAAAAENAYYMAQWIPEEPAGAAKNHHDRCRGHITPMRAFCKAPWLLARTHALRYLGRDFAGSLEALGYDAACVLLAAARRAGSCDPRAVREALAQTYWHGLTGPLHFDADGAPPPGPVHILQLRNGSARPVQTVTLSPREAQ
- a CDS encoding hybrid sensor histidine kinase/response regulator, yielding MNRTPLKRRFTVTLMLFTLLCCALYTVTASSFMHYHNAQITSRTKRLLHALVLQRENDLANQIFVGHIRALRSTAADLQETDDVYSITVYDKSGKPLIHTRPERPLPLTGAEMAILAQGDVDARGTENGVPLLYHTSALMVIGELQGFVTVAYDLSHVRRDTILLSAMLTILLLGTVIAAGMVCCHFITQHIRRPLTALRDAMHRARSGELQHRAPIEAQDEVGRLAESFNAMVATLQRNESSLRHAQTIYRDIFENALEGIFQITGRGYLINANPALARMLGYSSVMELLAERGTTPLKSLVNRRDLARMLRMLRAKGAVDGYETRVYTKGGGITWISVSARTIAKEETGQPESFRYEGFVKDITEHRRLRELEQTRTAMIEADKAKSDFLAHMSHEIRTPMNSVLGMAEQMLRTPLSAEQKECMDVLKNSGESLLHLINDILDLTRVEGGQLALASAPFTLHAVVYGVRDMLSLQARQKNILLAATIAPDVRKNHMGDAQRLQQILVNLLGNAVKFTDNGEVSLHVSRAPDAVHDGELLFTVRDTGIGITPAEQSRLFQKFSQASTAIHSRYGGSGLGLAISRHLVDLMGGTIRLESEPGVGTTVTFTARFAAVPEETARTGHEAEQPDTAGDDATALPALTVLLAEDTPSNRAVVRMMLQDTPCTVIEAEDGQQALHLFGQYDIDVVLMDINMPVMDGMEATRQLRRQEHGSGRRTPVIALTANAFQQDIIRYRQAGCDGHLVKPVTRKALLTALQSCAGGGATHSGSGA